From Mauremys reevesii isolate NIE-2019 linkage group 10, ASM1616193v1, whole genome shotgun sequence, the proteins below share one genomic window:
- the FAM220A gene encoding protein FAM220A isoform X7 — protein sequence MQSLKDRRAMIVSHMNMEEEDDLNHEHLCESGPNSQNEILHLPDFYKALVSTKLVPELHIKSSVSATTKQTNEVVKERALHSVQLGYADVLHYLIINQQLDLGAVDEKNRNLIFVATIYDQPKILDYFLDMGLPIPDVNHAAENGNTPLHAAVNTGKMHLVSLLLHYPGINVNFPNPQCDGATALHLAIVYGYLGICYLLLNAAADVESPLGDLTPVQLAENFGSPGSESRHLHGIFVAGIARYLCARYAKHSYAPSCFGHHSRGHASMLMILIKKIMC from the exons ATGCAAAGTTTGAAGGACAGAAGAGCTATGATTGTCTCACATATGAATATGGAGGAGGAAGACGATTTAAACCATGAACATTTATGTGAAAGTGGACCAAATAGCCAAAATGAGATCCTTCACCTTCCAGAT TTTTATAAGGCATTGGTCAGTACCAAGCTCGTTCCTGAACTACATATCAAGAGTTCTGTTTCTGCTACTACAAAGCAAACAAACGAAGTGGTTAAAGAAAg aGCTCTACACAGTGTCCAGCTGGGATATGCTGATGTCTTGCATTATCTTATTATAAACCAGCAGCTTGACCTTGGTGCAGTAGATGAAAAAAATCGAAATCTCATATTTGTAGCTACTATATATGACCAACCAAAGATACTGGACTATTTTCTTGACATG GGACTTCCCATACCTGATGTAAACCACGCAGCAGAAAATGGAAACACACCACTCCATGCTGCAGTGAATACTGGAAAAATGCACCTTGTATCTTTGCTGCTGCATTATCCTGGAATTAATGTGAATTTCCCAAATCCCCAGTGTGATGGAGCTACTGCTCTACATCTTGCTATTGTCTATG GGTACTTGGGAATTTGCTATTTATTGCTGAATGCTGCAGCTGATGTGGAAAGCCCCCTGGGAGATCTAACACCTGTGCAACTTGCTGAGAATTTTG GGTCACCAGGAAGTGAAAGCAGGCATTTGCATGGgatttttgtagctggcattgcaagatatttatgtgccagatatgctaaacattcatatgccccttcatgcttcggccaccattccagaggacatgcttccatgctgatgatactcattaaaaaaataatgtgttaa
- the FAM220A gene encoding protein FAM220A isoform X2: protein MQSLKDRRAMIVSHMNMEEEDDLNHEHLCESGPNSQNEILHLPDVCSLLKNSQVDVNSSLQKEFFSLKIRNCSLFKAVPLPHISKKMPSHLSEPTRLNLSVTVSSKDSSHLLFSPERGRLDKVFNHFDSTSVTDWLEKAYNSISDLGVWCCTGDNFVHFAHFWLSELQYNQKRQLLELEMGIIEDELQLAFLEELDSELQPSDLHSILAATLSEYPMGLLSNQKPCIFLNYLNVMSSEQTTAYKKMLSSIKYTTNNPQFYKALVSTKLVPELHIKSSVSATTKQTNEVVKERALHSVQLGYADVLHYLIINQQLDLGAVDEKNRNLIFVATIYDQPKILDYFLDMGLPIPDVNHAAENGNTPLHAAVNTGKMHLVSLLLHYPGINVNFPNPQCDGATALHLAIVYGYLGICYLLLNAAADVESPLGDLTPVQLAENFGSPGSESRHLHGIFVAGIARYLCARYAKHSYAPSCFGHHSRGHASMLMILIKKIMC from the exons ATGCAAAGTTTGAAGGACAGAAGAGCTATGATTGTCTCACATATGAATATGGAGGAGGAAGACGATTTAAACCATGAACATTTATGTGAAAGTGGACCAAATAGCCAAAATGAGATCCTTCACCTTCCAGATGTATGTTCCTTGTTGAAGAATTCTCAAGTTGATGTTAATAGTAGCTTACAAAAAGAATTCTTTTCTCTTAAGATCAGGAATTGTTCTTTATTTAAGGCTGTACCTTTGCCTCATATCAGCAAGAAAATGCCTTCTCATTTGAGTGAACCAACAAGGTTAAATTTAAGTGTAACTGTCTCTTCAAAGGATTCATCTCATCTGCTCTTTTCACCTGAGAGAGGACGACTTGATAAGGTTTTTAACCACTTTGATAGTACTTCTGTGACAGATTGGCTGGAGAAAGCATATAATTCTATtagtgacttgggtgtctggTGTTGCACTGGAGATAACTTTGTACATTTTGCACATTTCTGGCTGTCAGAGCTACAGTACAATCAAAAAAGGCAATTGTTGGAATTAGAAATGGGTATTATTGAGGATGAATTGCAACTTGCATTTCTTGAGGAGTTGGATTCTGAACTGCAACCTTCTGATCTGCATTCCATCCTTGCTGCCACATTGAGTGAATATCCTATGGGACTACTGAGCAACCAGAAACCGTGTATTTTCCTTAACTATTTAAATGTCATGTCTTCAGAGCAAACAACTGCATATAAAAAAATGCTTTCAAGTATAAAATATACAACAAATAATCCTCAG TTTTATAAGGCATTGGTCAGTACCAAGCTCGTTCCTGAACTACATATCAAGAGTTCTGTTTCTGCTACTACAAAGCAAACAAACGAAGTGGTTAAAGAAAg aGCTCTACACAGTGTCCAGCTGGGATATGCTGATGTCTTGCATTATCTTATTATAAACCAGCAGCTTGACCTTGGTGCAGTAGATGAAAAAAATCGAAATCTCATATTTGTAGCTACTATATATGACCAACCAAAGATACTGGACTATTTTCTTGACATG GGACTTCCCATACCTGATGTAAACCACGCAGCAGAAAATGGAAACACACCACTCCATGCTGCAGTGAATACTGGAAAAATGCACCTTGTATCTTTGCTGCTGCATTATCCTGGAATTAATGTGAATTTCCCAAATCCCCAGTGTGATGGAGCTACTGCTCTACATCTTGCTATTGTCTATG GGTACTTGGGAATTTGCTATTTATTGCTGAATGCTGCAGCTGATGTGGAAAGCCCCCTGGGAGATCTAACACCTGTGCAACTTGCTGAGAATTTTG GGTCACCAGGAAGTGAAAGCAGGCATTTGCATGGgatttttgtagctggcattgcaagatatttatgtgccagatatgctaaacattcatatgccccttcatgcttcggccaccattccagaggacatgcttccatgctgatgatactcattaaaaaaataatgtgttaa
- the FAM220A gene encoding protein FAM220A isoform X6, with product MQSLKDRRAMIVSHMNMEEEDDLNHEHLCESGPNSQNEILHLPDVCSLLKNSQVDVNSSLQKEFFSLKIRNCSLFKAVPLPHISKKMPSHLSEPTRLNLSVTVSSKDSSHLLFSPERGRLDKFYKALVSTKLVPELHIKSSVSATTKQTNEVVKERALHSVQLGYADVLHYLIINQQLDLGAVDEKNRNLIFVATIYDQPKILDYFLDMGLPIPDVNHAAENGNTPLHAAVNTGKMHLVSLLLHYPGINVNFPNPQCDGATALHLAIVYGYLGICYLLLNAAADVESPLGDLTPVQLAENFGSPGSESRHLHGIFVAGIARYLCARYAKHSYAPSCFGHHSRGHASMLMILIKKIMC from the exons ATGCAAAGTTTGAAGGACAGAAGAGCTATGATTGTCTCACATATGAATATGGAGGAGGAAGACGATTTAAACCATGAACATTTATGTGAAAGTGGACCAAATAGCCAAAATGAGATCCTTCACCTTCCAGATGTATGTTCCTTGTTGAAGAATTCTCAAGTTGATGTTAATAGTAGCTTACAAAAAGAATTCTTTTCTCTTAAGATCAGGAATTGTTCTTTATTTAAGGCTGTACCTTTGCCTCATATCAGCAAGAAAATGCCTTCTCATTTGAGTGAACCAACAAGGTTAAATTTAAGTGTAACTGTCTCTTCAAAGGATTCATCTCATCTGCTCTTTTCACCTGAGAGAGGACGACTTGATAAG TTTTATAAGGCATTGGTCAGTACCAAGCTCGTTCCTGAACTACATATCAAGAGTTCTGTTTCTGCTACTACAAAGCAAACAAACGAAGTGGTTAAAGAAAg aGCTCTACACAGTGTCCAGCTGGGATATGCTGATGTCTTGCATTATCTTATTATAAACCAGCAGCTTGACCTTGGTGCAGTAGATGAAAAAAATCGAAATCTCATATTTGTAGCTACTATATATGACCAACCAAAGATACTGGACTATTTTCTTGACATG GGACTTCCCATACCTGATGTAAACCACGCAGCAGAAAATGGAAACACACCACTCCATGCTGCAGTGAATACTGGAAAAATGCACCTTGTATCTTTGCTGCTGCATTATCCTGGAATTAATGTGAATTTCCCAAATCCCCAGTGTGATGGAGCTACTGCTCTACATCTTGCTATTGTCTATG GGTACTTGGGAATTTGCTATTTATTGCTGAATGCTGCAGCTGATGTGGAAAGCCCCCTGGGAGATCTAACACCTGTGCAACTTGCTGAGAATTTTG GGTCACCAGGAAGTGAAAGCAGGCATTTGCATGGgatttttgtagctggcattgcaagatatttatgtgccagatatgctaaacattcatatgccccttcatgcttcggccaccattccagaggacatgcttccatgctgatgatactcattaaaaaaataatgtgttaa
- the FAM220A gene encoding protein FAM220A isoform X3: protein MQSLKDRRAMIVSHMNMEEEDDLNHEHLCESGPNSQNEILHLPDVCSLLKNSQVDVNSSLQKEFFSLKIRNCSLFKAVPLPHISKKMPSHLSEPTRLNLSVTVSSKDSSHLLFSPERGRLDKVFNHFDSTSVTDWLEKAYNSISDLGVWCCTGDNFVHFAHFWLSELQYNQKRQLLELEMGIIEDELQLAFLEELDSELQPSDLHSILAATLSEYPMGLLSNQKPCIFLNYLNVMSSEQTTAYKKMLSSIKYTTNNPQVTQWLLAVRAFALANLWHAVVKFYKALVSTKLVPELHIKSSVSATTKQTNEVVKERALHSVQLGYADVLHYLIINQQLDLGAVDEKNRNLIFVATIYDQPKILDYFLDMGLPIPDVNHAAENGNTPLHAAVNTGKMHLVSLLLHYPGINVNFPNPQCDGATALHLAIVYGYLGICYLLLNAAADVESPLGDLTPVQLAENFGNETITKFIKMHVKKLKLENKMFA from the exons ATGCAAAGTTTGAAGGACAGAAGAGCTATGATTGTCTCACATATGAATATGGAGGAGGAAGACGATTTAAACCATGAACATTTATGTGAAAGTGGACCAAATAGCCAAAATGAGATCCTTCACCTTCCAGATGTATGTTCCTTGTTGAAGAATTCTCAAGTTGATGTTAATAGTAGCTTACAAAAAGAATTCTTTTCTCTTAAGATCAGGAATTGTTCTTTATTTAAGGCTGTACCTTTGCCTCATATCAGCAAGAAAATGCCTTCTCATTTGAGTGAACCAACAAGGTTAAATTTAAGTGTAACTGTCTCTTCAAAGGATTCATCTCATCTGCTCTTTTCACCTGAGAGAGGACGACTTGATAAGGTTTTTAACCACTTTGATAGTACTTCTGTGACAGATTGGCTGGAGAAAGCATATAATTCTATtagtgacttgggtgtctggTGTTGCACTGGAGATAACTTTGTACATTTTGCACATTTCTGGCTGTCAGAGCTACAGTACAATCAAAAAAGGCAATTGTTGGAATTAGAAATGGGTATTATTGAGGATGAATTGCAACTTGCATTTCTTGAGGAGTTGGATTCTGAACTGCAACCTTCTGATCTGCATTCCATCCTTGCTGCCACATTGAGTGAATATCCTATGGGACTACTGAGCAACCAGAAACCGTGTATTTTCCTTAACTATTTAAATGTCATGTCTTCAGAGCAAACAACTGCATATAAAAAAATGCTTTCAAGTATAAAATATACAACAAATAATCCTCAGGTAACACAGTGGCTACTAGCTGTACGAGCTTTTGCACTAGCAAATCTCTGGCATGCAGTAGTGAAG TTTTATAAGGCATTGGTCAGTACCAAGCTCGTTCCTGAACTACATATCAAGAGTTCTGTTTCTGCTACTACAAAGCAAACAAACGAAGTGGTTAAAGAAAg aGCTCTACACAGTGTCCAGCTGGGATATGCTGATGTCTTGCATTATCTTATTATAAACCAGCAGCTTGACCTTGGTGCAGTAGATGAAAAAAATCGAAATCTCATATTTGTAGCTACTATATATGACCAACCAAAGATACTGGACTATTTTCTTGACATG GGACTTCCCATACCTGATGTAAACCACGCAGCAGAAAATGGAAACACACCACTCCATGCTGCAGTGAATACTGGAAAAATGCACCTTGTATCTTTGCTGCTGCATTATCCTGGAATTAATGTGAATTTCCCAAATCCCCAGTGTGATGGAGCTACTGCTCTACATCTTGCTATTGTCTATG GGTACTTGGGAATTTGCTATTTATTGCTGAATGCTGCAGCTGATGTGGAAAGCCCCCTGGGAGATCTAACACCTGTGCAACTTGCTGAGAATTTTGGTAATGAAACTATAACTAAGTTCATAAAGATGCATGTTAAAAAACTTAAacttgaaaataaaatgtttgccTGA
- the FAM220A gene encoding protein FAM220A isoform X1 codes for MQSLKDRRAMIVSHMNMEEEDDLNHEHLCESGPNSQNEILHLPDVCSLLKNSQVDVNSSLQKEFFSLKIRNCSLFKAVPLPHISKKMPSHLSEPTRLNLSVTVSSKDSSHLLFSPERGRLDKVFNHFDSTSVTDWLEKAYNSISDLGVWCCTGDNFVHFAHFWLSELQYNQKRQLLELEMGIIEDELQLAFLEELDSELQPSDLHSILAATLSEYPMGLLSNQKPCIFLNYLNVMSSEQTTAYKKMLSSIKYTTNNPQVTQWLLAVRAFALANLWHAVVKFYKALVSTKLVPELHIKSSVSATTKQTNEVVKERALHSVQLGYADVLHYLIINQQLDLGAVDEKNRNLIFVATIYDQPKILDYFLDMGLPIPDVNHAAENGNTPLHAAVNTGKMHLVSLLLHYPGINVNFPNPQCDGATALHLAIVYGYLGICYLLLNAAADVESPLGDLTPVQLAENFGSPGSESRHLHGIFVAGIARYLCARYAKHSYAPSCFGHHSRGHASMLMILIKKIMC; via the exons ATGCAAAGTTTGAAGGACAGAAGAGCTATGATTGTCTCACATATGAATATGGAGGAGGAAGACGATTTAAACCATGAACATTTATGTGAAAGTGGACCAAATAGCCAAAATGAGATCCTTCACCTTCCAGATGTATGTTCCTTGTTGAAGAATTCTCAAGTTGATGTTAATAGTAGCTTACAAAAAGAATTCTTTTCTCTTAAGATCAGGAATTGTTCTTTATTTAAGGCTGTACCTTTGCCTCATATCAGCAAGAAAATGCCTTCTCATTTGAGTGAACCAACAAGGTTAAATTTAAGTGTAACTGTCTCTTCAAAGGATTCATCTCATCTGCTCTTTTCACCTGAGAGAGGACGACTTGATAAGGTTTTTAACCACTTTGATAGTACTTCTGTGACAGATTGGCTGGAGAAAGCATATAATTCTATtagtgacttgggtgtctggTGTTGCACTGGAGATAACTTTGTACATTTTGCACATTTCTGGCTGTCAGAGCTACAGTACAATCAAAAAAGGCAATTGTTGGAATTAGAAATGGGTATTATTGAGGATGAATTGCAACTTGCATTTCTTGAGGAGTTGGATTCTGAACTGCAACCTTCTGATCTGCATTCCATCCTTGCTGCCACATTGAGTGAATATCCTATGGGACTACTGAGCAACCAGAAACCGTGTATTTTCCTTAACTATTTAAATGTCATGTCTTCAGAGCAAACAACTGCATATAAAAAAATGCTTTCAAGTATAAAATATACAACAAATAATCCTCAGGTAACACAGTGGCTACTAGCTGTACGAGCTTTTGCACTAGCAAATCTCTGGCATGCAGTAGTGAAG TTTTATAAGGCATTGGTCAGTACCAAGCTCGTTCCTGAACTACATATCAAGAGTTCTGTTTCTGCTACTACAAAGCAAACAAACGAAGTGGTTAAAGAAAg aGCTCTACACAGTGTCCAGCTGGGATATGCTGATGTCTTGCATTATCTTATTATAAACCAGCAGCTTGACCTTGGTGCAGTAGATGAAAAAAATCGAAATCTCATATTTGTAGCTACTATATATGACCAACCAAAGATACTGGACTATTTTCTTGACATG GGACTTCCCATACCTGATGTAAACCACGCAGCAGAAAATGGAAACACACCACTCCATGCTGCAGTGAATACTGGAAAAATGCACCTTGTATCTTTGCTGCTGCATTATCCTGGAATTAATGTGAATTTCCCAAATCCCCAGTGTGATGGAGCTACTGCTCTACATCTTGCTATTGTCTATG GGTACTTGGGAATTTGCTATTTATTGCTGAATGCTGCAGCTGATGTGGAAAGCCCCCTGGGAGATCTAACACCTGTGCAACTTGCTGAGAATTTTG GGTCACCAGGAAGTGAAAGCAGGCATTTGCATGGgatttttgtagctggcattgcaagatatttatgtgccagatatgctaaacattcatatgccccttcatgcttcggccaccattccagaggacatgcttccatgctgatgatactcattaaaaaaataatgtgttaa
- the FAM220A gene encoding protein FAM220A isoform X4, which produces MQSLKDRRAMIVSHMNMEEEDDLNHEHLCESGPNSQNEILHLPDVCSLLKNSQVDVNSSLQKEFFSLKIRNCSLFKAVPLPHISKKMPSHLSEPTRLNLSVTVSSKDSSHLLFSPERGRLDKVFNHFDSTSVTDWLEKAYNSISDLGVWCCTGDNFVHFAHFWLSELQYNQKRQLLELEMGIIEDELQLAFLEELDSELQPSDLHSILAATLSEYPMGLLSNQKPCIFLNYLNVMSSEQTTAYKKMLSSIKYTTNNPQVTQWLLAVRAFALANLWHAVVKFYKALVSTKLVPELHIKSSVSATTKQTNEVVKERALHSVQLGYADVLHYLIINQQLDLGAVDEKNRNLIFVATIYDQPKILDYFLDMGLPIPDVNHAAENGNTPLHAAVNTGKMHLVSLLLHYPGINVNFPNPQCDGATALHLAIVYGYLGICYLLLNAAADVESPLGDLTPVQLAENFGSL; this is translated from the exons ATGCAAAGTTTGAAGGACAGAAGAGCTATGATTGTCTCACATATGAATATGGAGGAGGAAGACGATTTAAACCATGAACATTTATGTGAAAGTGGACCAAATAGCCAAAATGAGATCCTTCACCTTCCAGATGTATGTTCCTTGTTGAAGAATTCTCAAGTTGATGTTAATAGTAGCTTACAAAAAGAATTCTTTTCTCTTAAGATCAGGAATTGTTCTTTATTTAAGGCTGTACCTTTGCCTCATATCAGCAAGAAAATGCCTTCTCATTTGAGTGAACCAACAAGGTTAAATTTAAGTGTAACTGTCTCTTCAAAGGATTCATCTCATCTGCTCTTTTCACCTGAGAGAGGACGACTTGATAAGGTTTTTAACCACTTTGATAGTACTTCTGTGACAGATTGGCTGGAGAAAGCATATAATTCTATtagtgacttgggtgtctggTGTTGCACTGGAGATAACTTTGTACATTTTGCACATTTCTGGCTGTCAGAGCTACAGTACAATCAAAAAAGGCAATTGTTGGAATTAGAAATGGGTATTATTGAGGATGAATTGCAACTTGCATTTCTTGAGGAGTTGGATTCTGAACTGCAACCTTCTGATCTGCATTCCATCCTTGCTGCCACATTGAGTGAATATCCTATGGGACTACTGAGCAACCAGAAACCGTGTATTTTCCTTAACTATTTAAATGTCATGTCTTCAGAGCAAACAACTGCATATAAAAAAATGCTTTCAAGTATAAAATATACAACAAATAATCCTCAGGTAACACAGTGGCTACTAGCTGTACGAGCTTTTGCACTAGCAAATCTCTGGCATGCAGTAGTGAAG TTTTATAAGGCATTGGTCAGTACCAAGCTCGTTCCTGAACTACATATCAAGAGTTCTGTTTCTGCTACTACAAAGCAAACAAACGAAGTGGTTAAAGAAAg aGCTCTACACAGTGTCCAGCTGGGATATGCTGATGTCTTGCATTATCTTATTATAAACCAGCAGCTTGACCTTGGTGCAGTAGATGAAAAAAATCGAAATCTCATATTTGTAGCTACTATATATGACCAACCAAAGATACTGGACTATTTTCTTGACATG GGACTTCCCATACCTGATGTAAACCACGCAGCAGAAAATGGAAACACACCACTCCATGCTGCAGTGAATACTGGAAAAATGCACCTTGTATCTTTGCTGCTGCATTATCCTGGAATTAATGTGAATTTCCCAAATCCCCAGTGTGATGGAGCTACTGCTCTACATCTTGCTATTGTCTATG GGTACTTGGGAATTTGCTATTTATTGCTGAATGCTGCAGCTGATGTGGAAAGCCCCCTGGGAGATCTAACACCTGTGCAACTTGCTGAGAATTTTG gcagccTCTAG
- the FAM220A gene encoding protein FAM220A isoform X5, which yields MQSLKDRRAMIVSHMNMEEEDDLNHEHLCESGPNSQNEILHLPDVCSLLKNSQVDVNSSLQKEFFSLKIRNCSLFKAVPLPHISKKMPSHLSEPTRLNLSVTVSSKDSSHLLFSPERGRLDKVFNHFDSTSVTDWLEKAYNSISDLGVWCCTGDNFVHFAHFWLSELQYNQKRQLLELEMGIIEDELQLAFLEELDSELQPSDLHSILAATLSEYPMGLLSNQKPCIFLNYLNVMSSEQTTAYKKMLSSIKYTTNNPQVTQWLLAVRAFALANLWHAVVKFYKALVSTKLVPELHIKSSVSATTKQTNEVVKERALHSVQLGYADVLHYLIINQQLDLGAVDEKNRNLIFVATIYDQPKILDYFLDMGLPIPDVNHAAENGNTPLHAAVNTGKMHLVSLLLHYPGINVNFPNPQCDGATALHLAIVYGYLGICYLLLNAAADVESPLGDLTPVQLAENFGR from the exons ATGCAAAGTTTGAAGGACAGAAGAGCTATGATTGTCTCACATATGAATATGGAGGAGGAAGACGATTTAAACCATGAACATTTATGTGAAAGTGGACCAAATAGCCAAAATGAGATCCTTCACCTTCCAGATGTATGTTCCTTGTTGAAGAATTCTCAAGTTGATGTTAATAGTAGCTTACAAAAAGAATTCTTTTCTCTTAAGATCAGGAATTGTTCTTTATTTAAGGCTGTACCTTTGCCTCATATCAGCAAGAAAATGCCTTCTCATTTGAGTGAACCAACAAGGTTAAATTTAAGTGTAACTGTCTCTTCAAAGGATTCATCTCATCTGCTCTTTTCACCTGAGAGAGGACGACTTGATAAGGTTTTTAACCACTTTGATAGTACTTCTGTGACAGATTGGCTGGAGAAAGCATATAATTCTATtagtgacttgggtgtctggTGTTGCACTGGAGATAACTTTGTACATTTTGCACATTTCTGGCTGTCAGAGCTACAGTACAATCAAAAAAGGCAATTGTTGGAATTAGAAATGGGTATTATTGAGGATGAATTGCAACTTGCATTTCTTGAGGAGTTGGATTCTGAACTGCAACCTTCTGATCTGCATTCCATCCTTGCTGCCACATTGAGTGAATATCCTATGGGACTACTGAGCAACCAGAAACCGTGTATTTTCCTTAACTATTTAAATGTCATGTCTTCAGAGCAAACAACTGCATATAAAAAAATGCTTTCAAGTATAAAATATACAACAAATAATCCTCAGGTAACACAGTGGCTACTAGCTGTACGAGCTTTTGCACTAGCAAATCTCTGGCATGCAGTAGTGAAG TTTTATAAGGCATTGGTCAGTACCAAGCTCGTTCCTGAACTACATATCAAGAGTTCTGTTTCTGCTACTACAAAGCAAACAAACGAAGTGGTTAAAGAAAg aGCTCTACACAGTGTCCAGCTGGGATATGCTGATGTCTTGCATTATCTTATTATAAACCAGCAGCTTGACCTTGGTGCAGTAGATGAAAAAAATCGAAATCTCATATTTGTAGCTACTATATATGACCAACCAAAGATACTGGACTATTTTCTTGACATG GGACTTCCCATACCTGATGTAAACCACGCAGCAGAAAATGGAAACACACCACTCCATGCTGCAGTGAATACTGGAAAAATGCACCTTGTATCTTTGCTGCTGCATTATCCTGGAATTAATGTGAATTTCCCAAATCCCCAGTGTGATGGAGCTACTGCTCTACATCTTGCTATTGTCTATG GGTACTTGGGAATTTGCTATTTATTGCTGAATGCTGCAGCTGATGTGGAAAGCCCCCTGGGAGATCTAACACCTGTGCAACTTGCTGAGAATTTTG GTAGGTAA